In the Desulfuribacillus alkaliarsenatis genome, ATGATAGTGACTTAGCTAATAACTATGCCAGATATGATATGGTAGAGCCTTTTACTGATGCCTTCGAAAATAAAACACCTATTGGCAAAGATGGAGGTAATCTATTATCATGGAGTATGGTAAACGGTGAATTGATACCGCATCCAAGTATTAATACTACATCTACAATTTATGACGTTGATGTAGTTATTGAAATAGAAATACATGTGCGTTTTGGAACTTTTAGCGAAGAAGCTACTACTACTTCAAGTTGGGTTGTTGACACCACCGAATCAAGTCTAGCATTATATAGTGTAACAAAGAATAGCGACACCAATGTAACGCTTTCATTCAATGGAACAATATCAACGGGTGAGACGATTACAATTCAGGCATTAGCTCAAGCATTTTCAGGTGAGTTTGATAGTAATGAATTAGAGATTGTTGTAGTAGAGGTACCAGAAGTTCCTCTTAATCTAGATGGTGTAGGAATTGATATAATTAATGATGTTATTACTGGAACAACATCTAATATGGAGTACAGCTTTGATTCTACAACTGGATTAGATGGTACATGGTCTGACTGTACAGATGGTGAAACAAACGTAACCTTCTCTCATGGATTAGTATTTGTTCGACAGAAAGATAACCATAGTAATTTTAGACATTTAACAACTATAGCACAACCAGCAGGACCGCCAACAATAGGCTCTACAAATCAGACATCAATTGTGGTGAATGACGGTTCTATAATAGGTGTTGATGATACTATGGAGTATAAGCTTCAAGCGGATTCGACATGGACGGTAGTTCCAGCAGAAGCTATAGAAGTATCAGGACTTGTGCCTGGAAACTATGAAGTGCGAGTAGCTGCTACAGAATTAGTATTACCATCGCAAGTTGCAGTTGTAACAATTGCATCTCCTACAACCGATTTGTTTGGACCTATTAACCTTACTGGAGGAGCAGAGGGTATAAATGCTTATATAACAATAACATCATTAAGCGGAGGTACTTTAACTATAACATTTAATGAATCTGGTACGCACGGTGATCTCCAACAAGTATCAATGGTTAATGAAGGTACTGAAGAACTAAGCGTTAGAACTGAATCTAATTTACTGATAATTGATTTAGGTGGAGTACCGCGTACAACTGAAGCTATAGTGGCTGCTATAGATGGTATGCAAACACAGTTTACAGCAGTAGTTGAAAATAACTCTGAGGGAGCTTCATGGATTCCATTTCCACAATAAAAATATGGTTCCACATAATAATTAGAATTTCTAGATACTTTAGTTATAAGGTTTAACTCTTGTTAATAAGAAGTACCTTGGGGTGTCGGAAACTACTTTTTTAGTAGTTTGCGACACCCCTTTTTTCTATGCTTTCCTCCACATACTACCCAGCAAAACTAAGGTACTGTTGTGAGGTTATAGAAATATTCCAATCTTATCTTACATTTGCTAAGACTTCTTTAAGGAGAGACTATATGAAGATAGTAATATAGCCTATGTTAACGGAGAAGCAAGAGAGCTAGATGTACCTGCGACTATAGTTGAAGACCGTATGATGTTGCCACTACGTTTTATAAGCGAGAACTTAGAGGTAAAAGTAGATTGGGATTCAATATTAAGAGCAGTAATTTTAGAAGAGAGCTAAAAATTATTGGTGGTGATTAGTATGAGTTTTAGATTGCCTTTTATGATAATCTCTTTATTATTAGTAAGTATGCTGCTTGTAAGCAGTGCTTATGCCAACGATACACCTCGCCGAGCCATAGTTAATTCTCTTGAGGGTTCAGTTATGATTCAAGAGGCAGGAAGAAACACATCTTTACCTGCTCGAGTAGGTAGAGAATTAAAGGATAGCGACAGGATAATAACTG is a window encoding:
- a CDS encoding FecR domain-containing protein — translated: MSFRLPFMIISLLLVSMLLVSSAYANDTPRRAIVNSLEGSVMIQEAGRNTSLPARVGRELKDSDRIITGNNGQAEIVFEDKTVIRISPDTRVTLESLYRNGSDRADTTVHSGCRMRHQ